A single region of the Pseudomonas solani genome encodes:
- a CDS encoding MBL fold metallo-hydrolase, with translation MSRTVSLNILRAGWCRHLECMADRGGRWAKTEFPALCGLIRHPEEGWLLYDTGYSEHFFQATQALPERLFRQAVPVELPVQERLHAQLQALGITPDDIRTVIISHFHSDHIAGLRDFPKASFIALDADRRHIESLRGRRWRATLGGHLPTLLPDDFGARVRLADACRRCDLPAWMQPFDQGFDLLGDGSLVGVPLPGHSEGQLGLFIPDAQGRPVFLVADACWSVPACRAGRLPAPPALWFAGHDAGQYRQTYAGLGALIRNEPAVAVLPSHCTQAWEAFEDER, from the coding sequence ATGAGCCGCACCGTCAGTCTCAACATCCTGCGCGCCGGCTGGTGCCGGCACCTGGAGTGCATGGCGGACCGCGGCGGGCGCTGGGCGAAAACCGAGTTCCCGGCGCTCTGCGGGTTGATCCGCCACCCCGAGGAGGGCTGGCTGCTGTACGACACCGGTTACTCCGAGCACTTCTTCCAGGCCACCCAGGCCCTGCCCGAGCGCCTGTTCCGCCAGGCGGTTCCCGTGGAGCTGCCGGTGCAGGAGCGGCTGCACGCGCAATTGCAGGCCTTGGGCATCACCCCGGACGACATCCGCACGGTGATCATTTCGCACTTCCACAGCGACCATATCGCCGGGCTGCGGGACTTCCCCAAGGCCTCGTTCATCGCGCTCGACGCTGACCGCCGGCATATCGAAAGCCTGCGTGGCCGGCGCTGGCGCGCGACCCTGGGCGGCCACCTGCCGACGCTGCTGCCCGATGACTTCGGTGCCCGCGTGCGCCTGGCCGATGCGTGCCGCCGCTGTGATCTGCCGGCGTGGATGCAGCCCTTCGACCAGGGCTTCGACCTGCTGGGCGATGGCAGCCTGGTGGGCGTGCCGCTGCCGGGGCATAGCGAGGGCCAGCTCGGCTTGTTCATCCCCGATGCCCAGGGGCGCCCGGTGTTCCTGGTGGCGGATGCCTGCTGGTCGGTGCCCGCCTGCCGCGCGGGTCGGCTGCCGGCGCCACCGGCGCTGTGGTTCGCCGGCCACGACGCCGGGCAGTACCGCCAGACCTATGCCGGCCTGGGGGCGTTGATCCGCAACGAACCCGCCGTCGCCGTGCTGCCTTCCCACTGCACCCAGGCCTGGGAGGCGTTCGAGGATGAGCGCTGA
- a CDS encoding NAD-dependent epimerase/dehydratase family protein: MKILVTGGSGFVGRHIAWRLVAEGCEVVFTGRNATAAAEVIQHSPGPLRWVPVEHGSPTAAATLREASQGCAAIVHCAALSSPWGSVQAFADANVASTEEVLQACEANGVKRLVHISTPSLYFAFRDRLGVREDEPLPPPVNEYARSKGLAEERVRAAGLPEAVLLRPRAVFGPWDGTLLPRLLRVMQRGPIPLMRGGRAQLDLTCVDNLVQAIWLGLNQPLPRALCTYNVSNGTPLAFEDLLHKVAAAFQLELRTRRLPWRLVDLIARGLEASARLRDSGEPLITRYGAGVLAFSQTLDLQALHDELGYRPVITQDEGIRQHAQWWLAQPGVRP, from the coding sequence ATGAAGATTCTGGTTACCGGTGGCAGCGGCTTCGTCGGCCGCCATATCGCCTGGCGCCTGGTGGCCGAAGGCTGCGAGGTGGTCTTCACGGGGCGCAACGCCACGGCGGCGGCCGAGGTGATCCAGCACAGCCCCGGCCCCCTGCGCTGGGTGCCGGTGGAGCACGGCTCCCCGACGGCGGCCGCGACCTTGCGGGAGGCCAGCCAGGGCTGCGCGGCCATCGTCCATTGCGCGGCGCTGTCCTCGCCCTGGGGCTCGGTCCAGGCGTTCGCGGATGCCAACGTGGCGTCCACCGAGGAGGTGCTCCAGGCCTGCGAGGCCAATGGCGTGAAGCGCCTGGTGCATATCTCCACGCCGAGCCTGTACTTCGCCTTCCGCGATCGCCTCGGCGTGCGCGAGGACGAGCCCTTGCCGCCACCGGTCAACGAATATGCCCGCAGCAAGGGCCTGGCCGAGGAGCGGGTGCGCGCGGCCGGCCTGCCCGAGGCGGTGCTGCTGCGCCCGCGCGCGGTGTTCGGCCCCTGGGACGGCACCCTGTTGCCGCGCCTGCTGCGGGTCATGCAGCGTGGGCCGATTCCGCTGATGCGCGGCGGGCGCGCGCAACTGGACCTGACCTGCGTCGACAACCTGGTCCAGGCGATCTGGCTGGGCCTCAACCAGCCGTTGCCCAGGGCCCTGTGCACCTACAACGTCAGCAACGGTACGCCGCTGGCCTTCGAAGACCTGCTGCACAAGGTCGCCGCCGCCTTCCAGCTGGAGCTGCGCACCCGCCGGTTGCCCTGGCGGTTGGTGGACCTCATTGCCCGTGGCCTGGAAGCCAGTGCGCGCCTGCGCGACAGTGGCGAGCCGCTGATCACCCGCTATGGCGCCGGTGTGCTCGCCTTCAGCCAGACCCTGGACCTCCAGGCCCTCCACGACGAGCTGGGCTACCGCCCGGTGATCACCCAGGACGAAGGCATCCGCCAGCACGCGCAGTGGTGGCTGGCCCAACCAGGAGTACGCCCATGA
- a CDS encoding sulfite exporter TauE/SafE family protein, producing the protein MTLADILLLLLAGFAAGGMNALAGGGTFFSFPALLAAGLPPVTANATNAVALWPASLAASWAARDQLRPLGRWLLPLVAISLLGGLGGGLLLLAGGDEVFRRLIPWLLLAATLLFAASPWLSRLVNRQREAGALPRHGVAGGIAHALVAVYGGYFGAGMGILQLAAFSIEGHPLLRANALKNLLSSTIYSVAVVTFVAAGRVSWAELAVLLGAASCGGYAGGALARRLPSRWLRWLVIAVGAGMTAYYFITA; encoded by the coding sequence ATGACCCTCGCCGATATCCTCTTGCTGCTGCTCGCCGGCTTCGCTGCCGGCGGCATGAACGCCCTCGCGGGCGGTGGCACCTTCTTTTCCTTCCCTGCCCTGCTGGCTGCCGGCCTGCCGCCGGTGACCGCCAACGCCACCAATGCCGTGGCCCTGTGGCCCGCCAGCCTCGCCGCGAGTTGGGCGGCACGTGACCAGCTGCGCCCGCTGGGCCGCTGGCTGCTGCCGCTGGTGGCGATCTCCCTGCTGGGTGGCCTGGGCGGCGGCCTGTTGCTGCTGGCCGGGGGCGACGAGGTGTTCCGCCGGCTGATTCCCTGGCTGCTGCTGGCCGCCACCCTGCTGTTCGCCGCCAGCCCCTGGCTGAGCCGGCTGGTCAACCGCCAGCGCGAAGCCGGCGCCCTGCCCCGCCACGGCGTCGCGGGCGGCATCGCCCATGCGCTGGTGGCGGTCTATGGCGGCTACTTCGGCGCGGGCATGGGCATCCTGCAGTTGGCGGCCTTCTCCATCGAAGGGCACCCGCTGCTGCGCGCCAATGCGCTGAAGAACCTGCTCTCCAGCACCATCTACAGCGTCGCCGTGGTCACCTTCGTGGCAGCGGGGCGAGTCAGCTGGGCGGAGCTGGCGGTGCTGCTCGGCGCCGCCAGCTGCGGCGGCTACGCCGGCGGCGCGCTGGCCAGGCGCCTGCCGAGTCGCTGGTTGCGCTGGCTGGTGATCGCCGTGGGGGCGGGAATGACGGCTTACTACTTCATTACGGCGTAG
- a CDS encoding DUF2790 domain-containing protein has translation MKALACGATALLFVTIASGAHASESTQVEPFVYGMHLDVARVVSIDEPHPLTCELVEATMTYVDSQGTTHAVSYTKQSDACFNS, from the coding sequence ATGAAAGCCCTTGCCTGCGGCGCCACGGCGCTGCTGTTCGTGACCATCGCCAGCGGCGCCCACGCCAGCGAGTCGACCCAGGTCGAACCCTTCGTCTATGGCATGCACCTGGACGTGGCCAGGGTCGTGTCCATCGACGAGCCCCACCCGCTCACCTGCGAACTGGTGGAGGCGACGATGACCTACGTCGACTCCCAGGGCACGACCCATGCCGTGAGCTACACCAAGCAATCCGACGCCTGCTTCAACAGCTGA
- a CDS encoding beta-ketoacyl-ACP synthase 3: MQTSPPAHLPARPVSILGSGHALPERIVTSTELDVRLNLRAGSVARISGVIQRHVASPRETAASLGALAARRALAAAGLEPQQVDLVACASGTMDQGMPSNAALLHLELGLGQSGIPALDVNASCLGFLAAVDTLSWPLSAGRYRRILLVCSDIASCGLDWQQVEVCGIFGDGAAAVVLGLGDGGPKIIASSLRTYSEGAHLCEIPGGGSRYHPRRIDVPFEPLTSFAMHGKGVFRLAAKHLPAMKDELLSQAGLTQAQIDWVIPHQASHRAMQHATRRLGFKRDKVIDIFAMHGNQVAASLPTALDIAIRDGRIQRGQRLLLIGTGAGLSLGGMILEY; this comes from the coding sequence ATGCAGACTTCACCCCCCGCGCACCTGCCCGCCAGGCCCGTATCCATCCTCGGTTCCGGGCACGCCTTGCCCGAACGCATCGTTACCAGCACCGAGCTGGATGTCCGCCTCAACCTGCGCGCTGGCAGCGTGGCGCGTATCAGCGGGGTCATCCAGCGGCATGTCGCGAGCCCCCGGGAGACCGCTGCCAGCCTCGGTGCCCTGGCGGCCCGCCGCGCCCTCGCCGCCGCCGGCCTGGAGCCGCAGCAGGTGGACCTGGTCGCCTGCGCCAGCGGCACTATGGACCAGGGCATGCCCAGCAACGCCGCGCTGCTGCACCTCGAACTGGGGCTGGGGCAGTCGGGCATCCCGGCGCTGGATGTCAACGCCAGCTGCCTGGGCTTTCTCGCCGCCGTCGATACCCTGTCGTGGCCGCTGAGTGCCGGGCGTTATCGACGCATCCTGCTGGTGTGCTCGGACATCGCCTCCTGCGGGTTGGACTGGCAGCAGGTGGAGGTCTGCGGGATCTTCGGCGACGGTGCCGCTGCGGTGGTGCTGGGCCTTGGCGATGGCGGGCCGAAGATCATCGCCTCCAGCCTGCGCACCTATTCCGAAGGCGCACACCTGTGCGAAATACCCGGTGGCGGCTCGCGCTATCACCCGCGGCGCATCGATGTGCCCTTCGAGCCGCTGACCAGCTTCGCCATGCACGGCAAGGGCGTGTTCCGCCTGGCGGCCAAGCACCTGCCCGCCATGAAGGACGAGCTGCTGAGCCAGGCCGGGCTGACCCAGGCGCAGATCGATTGGGTCATCCCCCACCAGGCCAGCCACCGCGCCATGCAGCACGCGACGCGGCGCCTGGGCTTCAAACGCGACAAGGTCATCGACATCTTCGCCATGCACGGCAACCAGGTCGCCGCCTCGCTGCCCACGGCGCTGGATATCGCCATCCGCGACGGCCGCATCCAGCGCGGGCAACGCTTGCTGCTGATCGGCACCGGCGCGGGCCTGTCCCTCGGCGGCATGATCCTGGAGTACTGA